The Henckelia pumila isolate YLH828 unplaced genomic scaffold, ASM3356847v2 CTG_461:::fragment_3, whole genome shotgun sequence genome window below encodes:
- the LOC140871287 gene encoding protein PARALOG OF AIPP2-like isoform X3 codes for MQVPVDKADHIDTVISQIKKGFSCSDTSQEVDYKSKSGTCSVCSAPCSSCYHDNQILMKSAVESAGEICAEHTVANWCKRREMSIIETMNSSADSSEIAIRKAFLRTPDASASDDSVVLSKFEAQKVPEGYDDCLSCDTRIGDATKMLNVTSENVLRMDPRCSYVSTGCPTVQGSELTTNSQTLSQHEIKKFGVNHSRINYSRRGKIRGEFSVKLPSSDLPVGSSSRHLGLSEIPASKSTDDLLMVRDTSSVNSLLCGSNSRGIDVDKSSIPQIESLESSKEQLNSSLVGPVLTDVSRDLPATAHMSSENNDDMKAEIHTMDEAEDSDMVEQDVKVCDICGDAGREDLLAICCRCSDGAEHTYCMREMLTKVPEGDWMCEECQSSEKVRYRRRDKLGKVDENEKNNSGQASSEHMNNSDVEGNRTRSCMNIPTKRLRDDADTEVSSVVKKPAADSTVGTPKLSKAEKAPALSHENPSKNLDKGKVQSSHGNPTSDAVTVNNTPELVRPDSDLRSLSFQGTFSKSNSFAFLNSKPKVKLVDRVLQREKSASEIASVHLKNGNTRPIGRSISFKSTNSIYSGSKTKMLSPRLSNIKDIKNTKLRSSFERQSSLRSEDRPMNSMMATSMSSASRSDKKIASRAEPCSLSVSINHHETKPVQLGKPVALSRSSSIASRRSADLAGSVGDFKKPPTFGLNTPRVSSANDIYNFDEKSNHTSPNEDSSSCSGVFESPHFNAIECRPDGSARPGELTNSGEPSREDSGSDFRMSYVKSSRKESNNLRAAIEAAVLRKPIGFKKHRYDDTSASSKGCDFSSKDHLSSSTGRRIGTSSAVAAEMHTVSQTLTADSHGTLNTVDNLSSVAEVLSSGGDELPSIPVDVKASSRDIYSSVAGPGHFILKSCPEHEYIWQGSFEIYQGGKVFSIWDGIQAHMSTSASFKVIEFVDKFKSRIVLNEVPRISTWPVQFQENGVGEDNIALFFFAKDLESYAKSYKVWLENMMKNDLALKGSLDGVELLIFPSNQLPESSQRWNMLFFLWGVFRAKEESCLRNIPGTLKQFSDPQNIPPSIISVPGNRCRPVSKDLIASGDISSEPKVHASENLCDAMSTKAVNGDCDLKVSSLDFLDGRQNSSFSIAVRALEKVSIDVRQREQESHPSYNPSKCSLDMPSEGGIGETPTVLDRRICSQDQVKLRLVGEDLSTCVKVPVEEDRDTRGLNTDINRFLLNHNEYLHPKPTSMETRAPYACNSQVLPENDDKHGLPLRALEKMNHVVLENRDYVVCDEPVIPRHSENAERRFFPMELHPVRGIQLFGRSMPRKPNPLELNQHHDRAPNLELALGAERKFLTSDIQPSIIRNVERKVVKEYIHDARPIKADEDDDEESASLSLSLSFPFPREGQTSKPAQKTEQLVSQKDHVTTSLLLFHDFGDK; via the exons ATGCAAGTTCCAGTTGACAAGGCAGACCATATTGATACG GTGATATCTCAAATTAAAAAGGGATTCAGTTGTTCTGATACAAGTCAAGAGGTTGACTATAAAAGTAAGTCTGGAACGTGCAGTGTGTGCTCTGCCCCTTGCTCATCTTGCTATCATGACAATCAAATTCTCATGAAATCAGCCGTTGAATCCGCTGGAGAAATTTGTGCAGAACATACAGTGGCTAACTGGTGCAAACGACGCGAAATGAGCATTATAGAAACCATGAACTCAAGTGCTGATTCCTCTGAAATTGCTATACGCAAAGCATTCTTGAGGACTCCTGATGCATCTGCATCAGATGATTCTGTGGTGCTCTCAAAGTTTGAGGCACAAAAAGTTCCAGAAGGCTATGATGATTGTTTGTCATGTGACACTAGAATTGGTGATGCCACCAAAATGCTAAATGTCACTTCTGAGAATGTGCTTAGGATGGATCCGCGCTGCTCTTACGTGTCCACCGGTTGCCCCACTGTTCAGGGGAGTGAACTGACCACCAACTCTCAGACTCTATCACagcatgaaattaaaaaatttggTGTTAATCATAGTAGGATAAATTATAGTAGACGAGGTAAAATTAGAGGAGAATTCTCTGTTAAGTTGCCTTCTAGTGACTTGCCAGTTGGATCATCTTCACGTCATCTGGGTTTGTCTGAAATTCCAGCTTCGAAAAGTACTGATGACTTGTTGATGGTACGAGATACGTCCAGTGTGAATTCTCTGTTATGTGGCTCAAACTCAAGGGGAATAGACGTGGATAAGAGTTCTATTCCCCAGATTGAATCATTGGAGAGCTCAAAGGAGCAATTGAATTCGTCACTGGTTGGACCAGTGCTAACTGATGTGTCTCGCGATCTACCTGCTACTGCTCATATGTCCTCTGAAaacaatgatgatatgaaagcAGAAATCCATACCATGGATGAGGCCGAGGACTCTGATATGGTGGAGCAGGAT GTTAAAGTTTGTGATATCTGTGGAGATGCAGGCCGAGAGGATTTGCTTGCTATCTGTTGTAGGTGTAGTGATGGGGCAGAACACAC TTATTGCATGCGGGAAATGCTGACCAAAGTCCCTGAAGGTGACTGGATGTGTGAAGAATGCCAGTCCAGCGAGAAGGTGAGGTATCGAAGACGAGATAAGTTAGGAAAGGTGgatgaaaatgagaaaaataattCCGGTCAAGCAAGTAGTGAGCATATGAATAATTCTGATGTCGAGGGAAATAGAACAAGGAGTTGCATGAATATTCCCACCAAAAGGCTCAGAGATGATGCTGATACTGAAGTTTCTTCTGTAGTGAAGAAGCCAGCTGCTGACTCAACAGTTGGGACACCGAAGCTCTCTAAGGCCGAGAAAGCGCCTGCTCTTTCTCACGAGAATCCCTCAAAGAACCTAGATAAGGGAAAAGTGCAGTCTTCACATGGGAATCCAACTTCTGATGCTGTGACGGTTAACAATACCCCAGAATTAGTGCGGCCTGATTCAGATCTACGATCACTGAGTTTCCAAG GTACATTCTCAAAATCTAATTCGTTTGCATTTCTAAATTCAAAACCAAAGGTCAAACTTGTTGATCGAGTTCTTCAGCGTGAGAAATCAGCCAGCGAAATTGCCTCTGTTCATCTTAAGAATGGCAATACCAGACCAATAGGCAGATCAATTTCATTCAAATCTACAAATTCCATCTATTCTGGGTCGAAAACCAAGATGCTATCACCTAGACTGTCAAACATCAAGGATATTAAGAATACAAAATTGCGAAGCTCATTTGAACGGCAGAGCTCTTTGAGGTCAGAGGACAGGCCAATGAATTCGATGATGGCTACTTCAATGAGTTCCGCCTCAAGAAGTGATAAAAAAATAGCATCTAGGGCTGAACCTTGTTCACTTTCTGTATCTATCAATCACCATGAAACAAAGCCAGTACAACTTGGTAAACCGGTGGCATTATCAAGATCATCCAGTATTGCATCTCGACGGAGTGCAGATTTGGCTGGTTCTGTAG GTGATTTTAAAAAACCACCAACATTTGGCCTCAATACTCCTAGGGTATCGTCTGCTAATGACATTTACAACTTTGATGAGAAATCCAACCACACTAGCCCCAATGAGGATTCGTCATCATGCTCAGGTGTTTTCGAATCACCACACTTTAATGCTATTGAATGCCGACCTGATGGGTCAGCTCGGCCTGGAGAACTAACAAATTCTGGTGAACCATCGAGGGAAGATTCTGGAAGCGACTTTCGGATGTCATATGTAAAGTCTTCAAGAAAAGAAAGCAATAACCTGAGGGCAGCTATTGAGGCTGCTGTGTTGAGAAAGCCAATAGGTTTCAAAAAGCATAGATATGATGACACATCAGCATCGAGCAAGGGTTGTGATTTTTCTTCTAAGGATCATTTATCAAGTTCAACTGGAAGGAGGATCGGGACATCTTCTGCAGTGGCAGCCGAGATGCATACTGTATCCCAAACTTTGACTGCTGACTCTCATGGAACTCTTAATACTGTGGACAACTTGTCCTCAGTGGCTGAGGTTCTTTCTTCTGGAGGAGATGAACTCCCAAGCATTCCAGTGGATGTGAAGGCTTCCTCCAGGGACATATACAGTAGTGTTGCGGGGCCTGggcatttcattttgaaatcgTGTCCTGAGCATGAATACATATGGCA AGGAAGCTTTGAGATTTATCAAGGTGGTAAAGTCTTCTCTATATGGGATGGAATACAAGCCCATATGTCTACAAGTGCATCATTTAAAGTTATAGAATTTGTCGATAAGTTTAAAAGCAGAATTGTCCTAAATGAAGTGCCTCGAATAAGCACCTGGCCGGTACAGTTTCAGGAAAATGGGGTTGGGGAGGATAACATTGCCCTTTTCTTTTTTGCTAAAGATCTTGAGAG CTATGCCAAAAGCTACAAAGTTTGGTTGGAGAATATGATGAAGAATGACCTTGCTCTCAAAGGGAGTCTTGATGGCGTTGAACTCCTGATATTTCCTTCCAATCAACTTCCTGAGAGTTCCCAGA GGTGGAATATGTTATTCTTCCTTTGGGGTGTGTTCAGAGCAAAGGAAGAGAGTTGCTTGCGAAATATTCCCGGCACCTTGAAGCAGTTTTCAGATCCTCAAAATATTCCCCCATCTATAATTTCCGTGCCTGGGAATAGGTGCAGACCAGTCTCTAAGGATTTGATTGCAAGCGGTGATATATCCTCTGAGCCGAAAGTCCATGCCTCAGAAAACCTTTGTGATGCAATGTCAACTAAAGCTGTAAATGGAGATTGTGATCTCAAAGTATCTTCTTTGGATTTTTTGGATGGTAGACAAAATTCCAGCTTCTCCATTGCAGTAAGAGCACTTGAAAAAGTAAGTATAGACGTGAGACAAAGAGAACAGGAATCGCATCCTTCCTACAACCCTTCAAAGTGTAGCCTTGATATGCCCTCTGAGGGAGGCATAGGTGAGACACCTACTGTCTTGGACAGAAGGATCTGCAGTCAAGATCAAGTGAAGTTGAGATTGGTTGGTGAAGATCTGTCCACATGTGTCAAAGTTCCCGTGGAGGAAGACCGAGACACCAGAGGCCTAAACACAGACATCAACAGATTTCTCTTGAACCACAATGAATATCTGCATCCCAAGCCTACAAGCATGGAAACTCGAGCTCCTTATGCCTGCAATAGCCAAGTTTTGCCTGAAAATGATGATAAACATGGCCTACCACTCAGAGCACTTGAAAAA ATGAACCACGTGGTTTTGGAGAATCGAGACTATGTAGTGTGTGATGAGCCTGTCATCCCCAGGCATTCAGAAAATGCTGAAAGGCGTTTCTTCCCCATGGAATTACATCCTGTGAGGGGCATACAGCTGTTTGGCAGATCAATGCCTCGGAAACCGAATCCATTGGAACTAAACCAGCATCATGATAGGGCACCGAACCTTGAGCTTGCTTTAGGGGCCGAAAGAAAATTCTTGACTTCGGACATCCAACCATCAATAATCAGGAATGTAGAAAGAAAGGTAGTCAAGGAATACATCCATGATGCGAGACCAATCAAAgcagatgaagatgatgacgaggAATCAGCCTCTCTTTCCCTCTCTCTTTCGTTCCCCTTTCCCAGGGAGGGACAAACCTCAAAACCTGCTCAAAAAACTGAGCAGCTTGTGTCTCAGAAAGATCATGTCACTACCTCTTTGCTTCTCTTTCACGATTTTGGAGACAAGTAG
- the LOC140871287 gene encoding protein PARALOG OF AIPP2-like isoform X1, which translates to MVAHEQAQGANYILDGLYEPQIPCSRRNCRMQVPVDKADHIDTVISQIKKGFSCSDTSQEVDYKSKSGTCSVCSAPCSSCYHDNQILMKSAVESAGEICAEHTVANWCKRREMSIIETMNSSADSSEIAIRKAFLRTPDASASDDSVVLSKFEAQKVPEGYDDCLSCDTRIGDATKMLNVTSENVLRMDPRCSYVSTGCPTVQGSELTTNSQTLSQHEIKKFGVNHSRINYSRRGKIRGEFSVKLPSSDLPVGSSSRHLGLSEIPASKSTDDLLMVRDTSSVNSLLCGSNSRGIDVDKSSIPQIESLESSKEQLNSSLVGPVLTDVSRDLPATAHMSSENNDDMKAEIHTMDEAEDSDMVEQDVKVCDICGDAGREDLLAICCRCSDGAEHTYCMREMLTKVPEGDWMCEECQSSEKVRYRRRDKLGKVDENEKNNSGQASSEHMNNSDVEGNRTRSCMNIPTKRLRDDADTEVSSVVKKPAADSTVGTPKLSKAEKAPALSHENPSKNLDKGKVQSSHGNPTSDAVTVNNTPELVRPDSDLRSLSFQGTFSKSNSFAFLNSKPKVKLVDRVLQREKSASEIASVHLKNGNTRPIGRSISFKSTNSIYSGSKTKMLSPRLSNIKDIKNTKLRSSFERQSSLRSEDRPMNSMMATSMSSASRSDKKIASRAEPCSLSVSINHHETKPVQLGKPVALSRSSSIASRRSADLAGSVGDFKKPPTFGLNTPRVSSANDIYNFDEKSNHTSPNEDSSSCSGVFESPHFNAIECRPDGSARPGELTNSGEPSREDSGSDFRMSYVKSSRKESNNLRAAIEAAVLRKPIGFKKHRYDDTSASSKGCDFSSKDHLSSSTGRRIGTSSAVAAEMHTVSQTLTADSHGTLNTVDNLSSVAEVLSSGGDELPSIPVDVKASSRDIYSSVAGPGHFILKSCPEHEYIWQGSFEIYQGGKVFSIWDGIQAHMSTSASFKVIEFVDKFKSRIVLNEVPRISTWPVQFQENGVGEDNIALFFFAKDLESYAKSYKVWLENMMKNDLALKGSLDGVELLIFPSNQLPESSQRWNMLFFLWGVFRAKEESCLRNIPGTLKQFSDPQNIPPSIISVPGNRCRPVSKDLIASGDISSEPKVHASENLCDAMSTKAVNGDCDLKVSSLDFLDGRQNSSFSIAVRALEKVSIDVRQREQESHPSYNPSKCSLDMPSEGGIGETPTVLDRRICSQDQVKLRLVGEDLSTCVKVPVEEDRDTRGLNTDINRFLLNHNEYLHPKPTSMETRAPYACNSQVLPENDDKHGLPLRALEKMNHVVLENRDYVVCDEPVIPRHSENAERRFFPMELHPVRGIQLFGRSMPRKPNPLELNQHHDRAPNLELALGAERKFLTSDIQPSIIRNVERKVVKEYIHDARPIKADEDDDEESASLSLSLSFPFPREGQTSKPAQKTEQLVSQKDHVTTSLLLFHDFGDK; encoded by the exons ATGGTTGCCCATGAGCAAGCGCAAGGCGCGAACTATATCCTAGACGGTCTTTATGAGCCCCAG ATTCCATGCTCGAGAAGAAATTGTAGGATGCAAGTTCCAGTTGACAAGGCAGACCATATTGATACG GTGATATCTCAAATTAAAAAGGGATTCAGTTGTTCTGATACAAGTCAAGAGGTTGACTATAAAAGTAAGTCTGGAACGTGCAGTGTGTGCTCTGCCCCTTGCTCATCTTGCTATCATGACAATCAAATTCTCATGAAATCAGCCGTTGAATCCGCTGGAGAAATTTGTGCAGAACATACAGTGGCTAACTGGTGCAAACGACGCGAAATGAGCATTATAGAAACCATGAACTCAAGTGCTGATTCCTCTGAAATTGCTATACGCAAAGCATTCTTGAGGACTCCTGATGCATCTGCATCAGATGATTCTGTGGTGCTCTCAAAGTTTGAGGCACAAAAAGTTCCAGAAGGCTATGATGATTGTTTGTCATGTGACACTAGAATTGGTGATGCCACCAAAATGCTAAATGTCACTTCTGAGAATGTGCTTAGGATGGATCCGCGCTGCTCTTACGTGTCCACCGGTTGCCCCACTGTTCAGGGGAGTGAACTGACCACCAACTCTCAGACTCTATCACagcatgaaattaaaaaatttggTGTTAATCATAGTAGGATAAATTATAGTAGACGAGGTAAAATTAGAGGAGAATTCTCTGTTAAGTTGCCTTCTAGTGACTTGCCAGTTGGATCATCTTCACGTCATCTGGGTTTGTCTGAAATTCCAGCTTCGAAAAGTACTGATGACTTGTTGATGGTACGAGATACGTCCAGTGTGAATTCTCTGTTATGTGGCTCAAACTCAAGGGGAATAGACGTGGATAAGAGTTCTATTCCCCAGATTGAATCATTGGAGAGCTCAAAGGAGCAATTGAATTCGTCACTGGTTGGACCAGTGCTAACTGATGTGTCTCGCGATCTACCTGCTACTGCTCATATGTCCTCTGAAaacaatgatgatatgaaagcAGAAATCCATACCATGGATGAGGCCGAGGACTCTGATATGGTGGAGCAGGAT GTTAAAGTTTGTGATATCTGTGGAGATGCAGGCCGAGAGGATTTGCTTGCTATCTGTTGTAGGTGTAGTGATGGGGCAGAACACAC TTATTGCATGCGGGAAATGCTGACCAAAGTCCCTGAAGGTGACTGGATGTGTGAAGAATGCCAGTCCAGCGAGAAGGTGAGGTATCGAAGACGAGATAAGTTAGGAAAGGTGgatgaaaatgagaaaaataattCCGGTCAAGCAAGTAGTGAGCATATGAATAATTCTGATGTCGAGGGAAATAGAACAAGGAGTTGCATGAATATTCCCACCAAAAGGCTCAGAGATGATGCTGATACTGAAGTTTCTTCTGTAGTGAAGAAGCCAGCTGCTGACTCAACAGTTGGGACACCGAAGCTCTCTAAGGCCGAGAAAGCGCCTGCTCTTTCTCACGAGAATCCCTCAAAGAACCTAGATAAGGGAAAAGTGCAGTCTTCACATGGGAATCCAACTTCTGATGCTGTGACGGTTAACAATACCCCAGAATTAGTGCGGCCTGATTCAGATCTACGATCACTGAGTTTCCAAG GTACATTCTCAAAATCTAATTCGTTTGCATTTCTAAATTCAAAACCAAAGGTCAAACTTGTTGATCGAGTTCTTCAGCGTGAGAAATCAGCCAGCGAAATTGCCTCTGTTCATCTTAAGAATGGCAATACCAGACCAATAGGCAGATCAATTTCATTCAAATCTACAAATTCCATCTATTCTGGGTCGAAAACCAAGATGCTATCACCTAGACTGTCAAACATCAAGGATATTAAGAATACAAAATTGCGAAGCTCATTTGAACGGCAGAGCTCTTTGAGGTCAGAGGACAGGCCAATGAATTCGATGATGGCTACTTCAATGAGTTCCGCCTCAAGAAGTGATAAAAAAATAGCATCTAGGGCTGAACCTTGTTCACTTTCTGTATCTATCAATCACCATGAAACAAAGCCAGTACAACTTGGTAAACCGGTGGCATTATCAAGATCATCCAGTATTGCATCTCGACGGAGTGCAGATTTGGCTGGTTCTGTAG GTGATTTTAAAAAACCACCAACATTTGGCCTCAATACTCCTAGGGTATCGTCTGCTAATGACATTTACAACTTTGATGAGAAATCCAACCACACTAGCCCCAATGAGGATTCGTCATCATGCTCAGGTGTTTTCGAATCACCACACTTTAATGCTATTGAATGCCGACCTGATGGGTCAGCTCGGCCTGGAGAACTAACAAATTCTGGTGAACCATCGAGGGAAGATTCTGGAAGCGACTTTCGGATGTCATATGTAAAGTCTTCAAGAAAAGAAAGCAATAACCTGAGGGCAGCTATTGAGGCTGCTGTGTTGAGAAAGCCAATAGGTTTCAAAAAGCATAGATATGATGACACATCAGCATCGAGCAAGGGTTGTGATTTTTCTTCTAAGGATCATTTATCAAGTTCAACTGGAAGGAGGATCGGGACATCTTCTGCAGTGGCAGCCGAGATGCATACTGTATCCCAAACTTTGACTGCTGACTCTCATGGAACTCTTAATACTGTGGACAACTTGTCCTCAGTGGCTGAGGTTCTTTCTTCTGGAGGAGATGAACTCCCAAGCATTCCAGTGGATGTGAAGGCTTCCTCCAGGGACATATACAGTAGTGTTGCGGGGCCTGggcatttcattttgaaatcgTGTCCTGAGCATGAATACATATGGCA AGGAAGCTTTGAGATTTATCAAGGTGGTAAAGTCTTCTCTATATGGGATGGAATACAAGCCCATATGTCTACAAGTGCATCATTTAAAGTTATAGAATTTGTCGATAAGTTTAAAAGCAGAATTGTCCTAAATGAAGTGCCTCGAATAAGCACCTGGCCGGTACAGTTTCAGGAAAATGGGGTTGGGGAGGATAACATTGCCCTTTTCTTTTTTGCTAAAGATCTTGAGAG CTATGCCAAAAGCTACAAAGTTTGGTTGGAGAATATGATGAAGAATGACCTTGCTCTCAAAGGGAGTCTTGATGGCGTTGAACTCCTGATATTTCCTTCCAATCAACTTCCTGAGAGTTCCCAGA GGTGGAATATGTTATTCTTCCTTTGGGGTGTGTTCAGAGCAAAGGAAGAGAGTTGCTTGCGAAATATTCCCGGCACCTTGAAGCAGTTTTCAGATCCTCAAAATATTCCCCCATCTATAATTTCCGTGCCTGGGAATAGGTGCAGACCAGTCTCTAAGGATTTGATTGCAAGCGGTGATATATCCTCTGAGCCGAAAGTCCATGCCTCAGAAAACCTTTGTGATGCAATGTCAACTAAAGCTGTAAATGGAGATTGTGATCTCAAAGTATCTTCTTTGGATTTTTTGGATGGTAGACAAAATTCCAGCTTCTCCATTGCAGTAAGAGCACTTGAAAAAGTAAGTATAGACGTGAGACAAAGAGAACAGGAATCGCATCCTTCCTACAACCCTTCAAAGTGTAGCCTTGATATGCCCTCTGAGGGAGGCATAGGTGAGACACCTACTGTCTTGGACAGAAGGATCTGCAGTCAAGATCAAGTGAAGTTGAGATTGGTTGGTGAAGATCTGTCCACATGTGTCAAAGTTCCCGTGGAGGAAGACCGAGACACCAGAGGCCTAAACACAGACATCAACAGATTTCTCTTGAACCACAATGAATATCTGCATCCCAAGCCTACAAGCATGGAAACTCGAGCTCCTTATGCCTGCAATAGCCAAGTTTTGCCTGAAAATGATGATAAACATGGCCTACCACTCAGAGCACTTGAAAAA ATGAACCACGTGGTTTTGGAGAATCGAGACTATGTAGTGTGTGATGAGCCTGTCATCCCCAGGCATTCAGAAAATGCTGAAAGGCGTTTCTTCCCCATGGAATTACATCCTGTGAGGGGCATACAGCTGTTTGGCAGATCAATGCCTCGGAAACCGAATCCATTGGAACTAAACCAGCATCATGATAGGGCACCGAACCTTGAGCTTGCTTTAGGGGCCGAAAGAAAATTCTTGACTTCGGACATCCAACCATCAATAATCAGGAATGTAGAAAGAAAGGTAGTCAAGGAATACATCCATGATGCGAGACCAATCAAAgcagatgaagatgatgacgaggAATCAGCCTCTCTTTCCCTCTCTCTTTCGTTCCCCTTTCCCAGGGAGGGACAAACCTCAAAACCTGCTCAAAAAACTGAGCAGCTTGTGTCTCAGAAAGATCATGTCACTACCTCTTTGCTTCTCTTTCACGATTTTGGAGACAAGTAG